The Candidatus Anaeroferrophillus wilburensis genomic interval GGTCGGTCATGGTGTTGTCTGGGTTGGGCCGCCAATCATGGAGCAGGACATCACGGTCCAGGGGCAGGCGATCGCCGTCCAGCAGGATATAGCCGTCACCATCCACCGTAATCCGCGGGGTATGGGTGCCGTCATCAGACAAGTTGCCGTTTCGGTCTATGTAGGTGTAGGTGTGGACGACGCTGCCGACGTACCAGATGTAATCGGGATCGCCCGGATCGCCGGTGGTGGTGACCCCGTTGACGGTGATCGAGACGCCAAGATTGCCTTTGATCAGCAGAATTTCATTCCGTGGATACTGGGGGGAAGTGCCGGGACCGCCGGCGGCGTAGAAATAGTTGCTGGTTCCCCCAACGCCGCCGGTGCTGCCGGCAATCAGGTCATAGTCGCCCAGCTCGGACGCTTCATTGTAGAAACCGCCGTAATCAACGGTGTGCTCGTAGACGCCGAAATCCATGCTCCAGGAGTTGTCCAGCAGGACGGCAACATTGGGAATGGAATTCATCTCGTAGATGTCGGTATCCAGGGCGATGGCTGGAGTATTGCTGAGGCCGAAGAGCAACAGCAGGAGACACAGGAGATAAAGGTGGCGGAAAGATCGTTTGGTCTTCATGGCAAAGCCTCCAGGGAGCAGTTATAACTGGGGTCCGATTTTGCTTTCGACCGTTTCAATGCTGTTGCTATTGCGGTCGGTTTGGGTGCTGTAGACATAGAGATTGAACGAGCCGAGTGAGAAGCCGGGCACGATGGCAACCTGGTAGAAGTGATATCTGATCGTTGACTGGTAGGTGGGGCTGCCGTCAAGGCTGGCGATGGTATAGGTGCTGTCATTATCCAGGGTTGCAGGATTGGTGATGTCCGACACCGCCAGGTCGTTATCGGTGGAGATTCTCGGTACTTCGATCTGGTTGCCCCCCTCAGCAACAAAAAAATCCACGGTGGCCACCCGGTGGTTGCCGGCAATTTTCACGTCGATGCGTGAGCTGGTGGAGACGCCCACCGCCAGGACGGTGACCACCACCATGACCAGGAGCACGACCACCAGGGCCATGCCCTGGTTGTTGTTGATCGTGAGGGGTTGGTTCAGTGTCTTCATGGTTATTCTCTTTTCATGGAACCTAAGTAGATGGGTCTAAATCTGGTTGCGGTTGATGCCTCGCCCTTGATGTTCCAGGTTGTTTCCACCTCGATGGTTTTCAATGTCGCGGTTGTATCTGTCACCTCCCAGCGGGTGTTATACTCAAAGCCCTGCATGGTGGTGGTCAGCAGGCCGTCGGCATTATTGCCGTCGGCCGTGTCTTCGGCGGCGGTGGGGTGGTTGCCGGCCGCTAGCAGGTCGCTATTGAAATCGGCGGCCAGCAGCTGGTCCAGCTGCTGCTGGGTGACAATCACCGCCCGGCTCATCTCCCGGGAGAAGACCCGGCCTTCAATGGCCCGGTTCATGAGAAACATATAGCCGAGGATGCCGAAGGCCATGACCACCATGGCGATCATCAACTCGATGAGGGTAAATCCCCGGTTTGACTGGTCCTTGTTCATCATTGTCGGGTGGCAGCTCAAAAGTTGAGGTTTCTGATCATTACCGTTGATTCCAGGAGAAAACGATGAAAATGATCGTTGAAGGGGCCCACATTGACCCCGGCAATGGAGTAGATTCTTCTGTCGGTATACTCGCGGTCCGGGTTGGCGGTCCGGGCAAGGATGAAGATTTTTATCGCTTTTATCCGGTTGATGCTGGCCGGGTTGTCTGACCAGCTGTCGTAGAAGCCGTCCCCGGTGGTATCAATGCCATACTGAAATTGCAGGTCCTCGATGTTGTTTGCCCGATCCATGTTGGCAGTCGAAGGATCGACGTTTTCATCAATCCTCAGGCTGCCGTCCACCAGCCGGAAGGTGAAGGCCTGCACCTGATGGACAGTATCGCCCACCTGGGCGTCGGTATTGGCATGGGTGGTGAGGGTGGTGCCGGCAACGGTGTCAATCGCATCATAAGCCCTGTTGATGTTGGGGGAGACATAGATATAGCTTTTGGCTGCATCGGTGTCATCATCCTTCAGGTTGCCGATGCTGTCGAGAGTGATCTGGTTGGTTGCCGGGACGGCGGTAACCTGCCCCACATATTTCATGCCGGCAACGATGGTAAGGTCATCCGTGCCGGCATCTTTTTCATTGTCATAATTGCCATCATCATCATAATCCGCCAGGGTGTTGATGGCGATCAGCGAGGTGAGGGGGTCGGCAACCGCGTCGCCTTCAACGGTCATGTTTCCCGAGGTGTAATTGGCACCGAAACTGCCGGCGCAGCCATAGCCGGTCATGCGGACGATCCTGGTAATCTCGGTCATTGCCAGGCGGGCGTTGGTCTGCATGTCGATAATTGCTTCCTCGCTATGGTAAGCCTTGTTCTGGGTGACCACCAGCCCCAGGGTGCCGACCACGGTGATGCCCAGGATGACTAGGACCACCATCAGCTCCACCAGGGTGAAGCCGCGGCGGGAAAAAGGCCGTGGATGATTGTTATTTGGTCTTTTCAATGTTTATCCTGCCGATATTGTTGGTGGTGATTTTGTATTCCGGTGCCGGGCGGCCGGTGGTGATCATGGTAATGTTGCCGGCAGTGCCGGTCCCCTCAGGGGTGAATGTGAACATCAGGGAAGCGGGACTGGGGGTAAAGGCAACCTTTTCCTCGCTGATGGTCTCAACGGTGACCCCGTCCGCATCAATCATGCTATAGCCGTGATTTACCGTGCCGTCGCCATCCGGGTCAAAATCGATACGGACATCCAGATTGCGGTTGATGGCCTCCAGCCGGGCCCGCTGCATGGTGCCCTTCAGGGTGTTGGCGCTGCTTTTCAGCTGGTAGCTCTGGGAGTTGATCTCTGCAAAGGTCAGGGAGGCGATGACGGCTATGACCACCATGGTGACCATCAGCTCCACCAGGGTGAAGCCGGCTTGTGGTGCATGACGGCGAGAAGAAAAATCAGTATTCATAGGCCTGCAATATGAAGAAAGGGGAACCAGAATTACGTTTTTGTCGCTATTTTTCGATAAAAAGGGATATTTCCCCATCAGTGGACAATCCTATGCAAGCCGCATTCCGATCCCGACGGCTACCGTTAAAGTTCTGTATCTTTTGCCATTCATAGGAATTGGCAGCTGGCATTAAAGCCATATCTCCATATTAATCGGCAGGATTTCAAAAAAATTAAGCAGATTAAAAAATAACTTGACTAACAGTTGTCATTCTGTTTAGTACGGCCTCTTATGCTGGTGTCCAGAGGGAGATGACCTGTCTCCAGCCGGGCAATCAGCTGTGGGAGATGTTTGGCAGCCGCGTTTTTTCATCCTTTTCTTTGATATGGTGTTGGACTGGGTATGATGCCGCGGGAATCGCTGGATTACTGGTTGGCCCTGACCATGATCGACGGTTTGGGGCAAAAAGGGGTGGACCGTCTTCTAGAGGCGTTTCATGGTCCGGAAGAGGTTTTTTCCGCTGCAGGCCATGAGTTGCAGACCCGCTGCGCCCTCAGCCCTGAGGTGGCAGTCCGGATATCAGCTTTTGCCGACTGGCAGTCTGTTGCCCATGAGCGACAGCTGGCGGAGTACCTGGGAGCCGTTATTATCCCCCGGGTCGATGAACGGTACCCAAAAAATCTGCTCAATATCTATGATCCTCCGCCGATATTGTATTGCAAAGGAGATCTACACGCCTTTGCTGCGCCGATGGTGGCCATTGTTGGATCGCGAAAGGCGTCCACCCATGGCCGTCATTTTGCTTTCCATTTGGCTGGGGAACTGGCCGAGCGGAATATCGGCGTTGCCAGTGGGATGGCTTTGGGTATTGACGGTGCCGCCCACGAAGGATGTCTCCACACAGGCGGCAGAACGGTAGCGGTGTGGGGTTCCGGTCTTGATGTCTGCTACCCGGCCCGTCATCGCCGCCTGGCGACCGAGATTGAAAGCAATGGCCTGCTGGTAAGCGAGGTTTCTTTTGGCAGCCGGCCGGAAAAACACCATTTCCCCCGTCGCAACCGGATTATCAGCGGTTTGTCGGAGGCCGTCGTTGTTGTTGAGGCATCCCTGCAGAGTGGCTCCCTGATTACCGCCCGCTGTGCTCTGGAGCAGGGACGGGAAGTCTTTGCGGTTCCAGGTCTGCCGGGCAGTGCCGCCAGTCGCGGCAGTAATTGGCTGATCAAGGAGGGTGCTCAGCTGCTTGACAGTGCCGATGACCTTTTCTGCTGCCTGCCCCGTCTGCAGACCATAGCTGAGGTGGGTTGCACGCCGGCGGCCGGCAGGGTGACGGGGCATTCGGACGAGGAAAAACTGCTCCTTGCCAAGATGGGGCCGACGGAGTATTCTCTTGACCAGTTGATGGAGATTTCCGGCTGGACCCACGATAAAGTCAGCAGCATTGTGCTGGGATTGGAGCTGGCAGGGACCCTCTGGCGCACTGATGCCGGCAGGTTTCAGCGAAATCCTCACCACCGGTGAAAGCGTATTATGGCGTATCCCATGGGAAACCGTTTTCCTGAGCTATCCCGCCGCTGTCAGGGGTGATGCTGTTCCCAGAACTGTGATATGGAAGGACTGTCTATGTTTGAACGGATGTTGGCAATAATCAGCATTATTTCCCAGTATATTATGGAAGATATCGATGTTCTTGATCAGGAAGGAGAAATCGTTGAAGATCTGCTGTCGCTGGGATTTGAAACGGATGAGATTGAAGCTGCCTTTAACTGGATTGCCAACCTTTCCCGGGGGGTTAACCGGACGGATGAGGCTCTTGACGCCCAGGAGTTTGGCCGGTATGTTCGCATTTTTACCGCTGAGGAGAAGCGCCTGCTGAGCAACCCGGCCCGTGGCTATCTCATGAAGCTCCATAACCTGGATCTGGTTGATGCCCCTTTGCTGGAAGAGATTATTGATCAGGCGTTGCTTTTGGATACCCCGGCGGTCGGGGTTGAGGAGATCAAAATGATTTCCACCATGGTGGTGATGTTCAGCCAGAGTGCCGCTGACGCCAAAACCCGCTTCCTGCGGTTCATTGAGGCTGATGCTGAGGTTATGTATCACTAGTCCGGGGAAAAGCAGTTAGTCGGTGCTGTGAAGATTCGCGGGAGGCAGAGGAGCACCTTACTCTGCCTTTTTGTATTGTTCCTTTTCACCTGAAGATGTATGCCCCCGGATGCCAGGGGGCACTAAAATGGAAGCAGATGACAAAATCACTCTTAATAGTCGAGTCGCCGGCAAAGGCCCGGACGATCAAAAAGTACCTTGGCAAAAATTTTGATGTCAAGGCCTCGGTGGGTCATGTAAAAGATCTGCCGAAAAAGGAGCTGGGAATTGAGATCACCAAGGAAGGCGGGTTTGTGCCCTCCTATGTGACCATTCGCGGCAAGGGAAAAATTATCAGTGAACTGAAAAAAGCTGCCAAAACTGCCGAGGCCGTTTATCTGGCTCCCGACCCGGACCGCGAAGGGGAGGCCATTGCCTGGCATATCGCCCATGAACTGGGCCGCGGGGAGGGAGTTTACCGGGTTCTTTTTCATGAAATTACCCCCCAGGCGATTGCCGAAGCGCTGAAAAATCCGCTGGCGATTGATGAGGATAAAGTGAATGCCCAGCAGTCGAGGCGGATTCTCGACCGTCTGGTGGGCTATAAAATCAGCCCCCTGCTCTGGAAAACAGTTCGCCGGGGCTTAAGCGCCGGGCGGGTACAGTCAGTGGCGGTTCGCCTGGTGTGTGATCGTGAAGCCGAAATTCAAACGTTTAAACCGCAGGAATACTGGCATATTGAGGCCAATCTTGAAGGCCGGCAACCACCTCCCTTTGCCGCGCGGCTCCATGCTGTCGACGGCAAAAAAGCTGTCGTTGGCAATCAGCAGGAGGCGGAAACGATCGTTCAGCAGCTTACTTCGGTACCCTTTCTGGTTGCAAAATGTGAGCAGAAAAAGCGCCGGCGCAATCCGCTGCCTCCCTTTATTACCAGTAAACTGCAGCAGGAAGCGGCCCGCAAGCTCAATTTCAGTGCTAAAAAAACGATGATGGTTGCCCAGCAGCTCTATGAAGGGGTAGATCTGGGGGATGCCGGACCCACCGGTCTGATCACCTATATGCGTACTGATTCGGTGCGGGTGTCAGATATGGCGTTGCAGGACTGTCGGGCCTATATTAAAAACCGTTTTGGTGATGACTATCTTCCTGCCCGGGCAGTACATTTCAAAAATAAAAATGCCGCCCAGGATGCCCATGAAGCCATCCGTCCCACATCCATGGAGCATGACCCTGAGCGGATAGCTCCATTCCTCTCTGCCGAACAGCTTAAGCTGTACCGACTCATCTGGAACCGCTTTGCGGCCAGCCAGATGGCGCCGGCCCAGTATTTTCAGACGATAGCCGATATTCAGGCCGGTGAACGATTTTTGTTCCGGGCGGTGGGCCGGCGACAGATTTTTGACGGATTTCTGGCTCTCTATGAAGAGGGGACGGATAATGGTAACGTCAGTGAACAGGATACCGAGCTGCCGCCATTGGCTGAAGGCGATCAGCTCAACCTGGAAAAACTGGTCCCGTCGCAGCATTTCACCCAGCCGCCGCCCCGATTTACTGAGAGTACGCTGGTGAAGGAGCTGGAAGAGCAGGGTATCGGCCGGCCTTCCACCTATGCCACTATTTTGTCAACGATTCAGGATCGTGACTATGTGGAATTGAAAGAGAAAAAGTTCTACCCGACCGATTTGGGTGAGTTGGTAACCCAGCTGTTGAAAAAAAGTTTTCCTGATATCCTTGATGTCAGTTTCACCGCTCAGCTCGAGGGTAAACTGGATCTGGTGGGTGAAGGGAAACAGGACTGGCAACAGCTGCTGGACGATTTTTATCAGCCATTCAATGAGAAACTGGTGGCGGCAGTGGCAACCATGAAGGAAGTGAAACAGCAGGAGCAGACAACGGATGAGGTCTGTGAAAAATGCGGCGCCCAGATGGTCATCAAGTGGGGACGCAACGGCAAATTTCTTGCCTGCCCCAACTATCCCGAATGTAAAAATACCAGAAACCTTGAGCAGAAAGAAGGACCGGAGGTTCCCCCGGCAACCAAGGAAGAGCTGGATCAGCTGGGCAACTGCCCTGAATGTGAGCAGCCACTGACTATCAAAAGTGGTCGTTTTGGCCGGTTTATCGCCTGTTCTCGTTATCCGGAATGCAAGTACACCCGTTCCATCGGTACCGGCATCCATTGCCCGCAGGACGGTTGTGATGGCGAAATTGTTGAAAAACGGTCGCGCAAGGGAAAAATATTTTACTCCTGTTCCCGTTACCCTGACTGCACCTATGCCCTCTGGAATAAGCCATATCCGTTGACTTGTCCCCAATGCGGCCATCCTTTTCTGGTGGAGAAAACGTCCAAATCCCGGGGGCATTTCCTGCAATGTCCCGAGAAAGAGTGTTCCTATTCCGCTGATCTGCCGGATAAAGGGTAGGTCTTTGCGGGCGATAGTTGACAACCCATGTCCCTCCTTTTATACTTTTTACCAAGGTGCGTCGTCATCTAACCGGTGAAGGAGGGGATAATGAAGAATCGAACTGTCAACGAGGTGTACCGGAAAGATCTGCATTTCAAACGCTCTGATCCCTATCTGGGTGACAAGCAGTTTCCTGAGCCGACTGTTTGTTCCCAATGTGGCATTGTTTACGTGAAAGGAATGTGGTGGGATGATTTTGACCGGCAGCAGCTGCCCACGGGCAAAGAGCTGCATGAAGTGGTCTGTCCCGCCTGCCGCCGGATAATGGATAAAAATCCGGCCGGCTACCTCTACCTCGCCGACTCTGAATTTTTGCGACGCCACGCAGGAGAAATTGAGCAGCTGCTTGTCAATAAGGCTGATCAGGCAAAAACCGAACATCCCCTGCAGCGGATTATGACCTGGGAAAAAGAACCGCCCCAATGGGAGATCACCACCACCAGCGATCATCTGGCGGTGCGTTTGGGCAAGGCTTTGAACAGCGCCTTCAAGGGCAATCTCGAAGTCAAGTTTTCTGAGGGGTTGAAACTTACCCGGGTCTACTGGGAACGTCAGACATAAAAGCATTGCCGGGGAGCAAGGTGCTCGTTCCATAATTGACAAATCCGAGCCGATAGTATACTTTCGGCTCGTTGTTTTTTCCCATCAGCAAATGCCAGGCGCCAGTAGCTCAGCTGGATAGAGCAACGGACTTCTAATCCGTAGGCCGGGGGTTCGAGTCCTCCCTGGCGCGCCAAATTATCTAGTTAAATTAGGCTGTTAACTGATATCAGTTAACAGCCTAATTTTTTGTTGATTGACTATCCCCCCGTTTCTGAATTTATGACTCAAAAACAGGAATGAATTATGCTACTGGTTGAAAAGTTGAAAGCATGGCGGAGGGAGCCAGAAGGGCGACCGGAGCCATGCTTAAACTGCCCGACGTAATTGAAAAGTGAGCATCTCGGACAAAGTAGGCAATCGCTCCAGCAATCACCACCGCAAAGAATGCATTGACCTGAAGGCAAATGACGTGGGGGTGAGTGATGGCGGCATCCGCTCAGCCGACTGGAACTCCACCAAGCTGCCCAGTGAGTCGCCGGCCAGCTGGCCGAGTAGGCAGCCCTGGGCTCTTAAAATTTTGGCGTTATCCAGGTCCATTTTATATGGTTCTGGTAAGGTTGACAATGAACGGCCGAAGAGTATTGATGATGTGGTTAATGGTGTTGTGAAAATAGGCTATTGCTTCCGGCTGGCCTTCTGGGCAGGTAAGTGCCTGTATCCGCGATGAATGCTGTAACCCGGGAATCCTTAAAATGACACCCCTCTCCTGCCGGCAAAGATAGCTTTTTTACGGGAATTTGAGAAAAAGTTCGGTGAACAAAAAGTGGATTTGATTGTGCAGGCACCAGGCTCCGGGCAGAAAAAGATCTACACCATTGCTAAAGCTGAGGGGGTAAAGCTCACAGCTGCTCGGCCAGGGCTGCCAACGTCACCTGCCACTCGCGCTGACAGGCAAGCAGCAGGTCAAACTGCTCCCTGGGCAGCTCCATGAAATCCTCCGGCATGGCACAGACATCCCGACTGAAGGTCATGATGATCCGGTCACGGCGACCGGGATAAAGGTATGATGTACAGGCGAAGATCAGCCGGCCGCTGACCTCCTGGTAGTAAAACTGGCTGGCGGCCTTTTTCTCCCGGCAGCGATCAAACAACACCGCGTCCGGCCCCAGGGGCGGCAGGATCTTCAAAAAACGGGAGGGAGAGTGGAGCTGAAAAATCAGCGATAGGTAGGTCTGGCCAGCCAGCAACAGGGCCGAGGTGTCGGACTGCTGAAGGACTTGATATGCCCCCGCCAGGGTCATTGACAGACGGTCAGCCGCAAAGGTCACACCCGCCAGCGTCTGCCGCAGCTGCACCGCCGCAAAAACAACAGGTTCAGACCGGGTGCCAACCGGCTGCCAGCCCTGGGCACTGAGACAGTTGCTGTAGACCCGGCTGTAGACCTCGGCAATATGCTGCGGGGTCAGCGAGGCATCCCGGGCTTTGGCCAGGGCAATCTCCTGGCACATGGCATCATCCAGCCGAAAATCGCAAAGCCGCTTGTGGGGATGGTACCACTGCTGCCCCGATTGGCAGCCACCGACAGTGAACACTAAAGAAACCAGGATAAACAGCCGAATAGCATGTACCAACAACACTCGCATGATTAGAGTTCTTTACTATTTTGTTGCTGACATTGTTTTAGAAAGGGTATAGCCATATTTGCATTATACGACTATTTTAACCTCCCTGTCACGCCGAATCTGCAGGTTATGGGGGAGGGGTTTTTAAGTTGATGTTTTGAAGCACATCCTGATAACATCATATCCTGACATACTGCAGAAAGGAGTACAGCATGAAACTGATGAACTGTTTACTTGCGGGTCTTCTGGTCGCCGCTCTCTGTGCCTCACCGGTCTTTGCCGCCGAAAACCAACAGGTTGCCGCTGCCGATAAAGCTGCGGGAAGCCAGGTGGCAGCAAACGTACCAACACCCGGCACCATAGCAACGGCAAATACCGAAGCTGCTGCCGGTACCGGCATCTCCACCACGGCGGTGGTGACCACCCTGGCCGTAACCGCGGCCGTCATCGGCGGTGCCGCGGCCCTGGGTTCCGACGGCGGCGGCAGCAGTACCACCACAGCGCACGGTCACGGACATTGATTTTCCTTGGTTGGCGGTGGCAAAGGCTGCTGCGGTTGAACGGGACAACTATATAAGCCCGTTGCAGAACTCTACCCAGCGGGTTGCTTTCTTTGAGAATGCAACCCGCTGTTTTATTTCAGGACTTAAAAAGCCATGAAAAGATTGTTCCGTCTGCTTGCTTTTTTGACCTTTTTTCTTTCCCTTGGCCTCGGCGCCTTTGCCGCCGACCTTGATCCGCAGGCGCTGCAGCAGCTGCAGGCCCTGCCGGCCGATGTCCAGGCAAAAATCATCCAGGAATACCAGAAGGGCTCCGTAAGCCCCAATCCGGTCAGCGAAAAGATTGTCACCCAGACGGTAAAAACCCCCGCTGCTCCGGCTTATACCGCGCCGCCGGCCGCCGACCGGCCGGAAAAGGTTGACCTGCCTGCCGGCCTCTCACTGTTGGAGCGCCAGTTTCGCGGCCGCTACCAGTCCTCGCTGGCGGCCCAGCTTGACCAGTTCGGCTACAATCTATTCAGCGCCGCCAGTTCCCGGGTGGCCCAGAAGGTGGTTCCCAACGACAACTACCTGATCACCCCCGGCGACCAGATCCGCATCCGCCTGTGGGGCACCACCGAGGACACCCAGTATATCTCCCCGGTCGATGCCGACGGCACCATCAACGTGCCGAAAATCGGCGTGGTGGCGGTGGCCGGCGAACGCCTCGGACAGCTCAACACGGTCATCGGCCGCGAGGTGCAGAAATACACCCAGGGGGTCAACGTCAGCGTCACCCTGGAAACCCTCCACAGCGTCGAAGTCTACGTCGTCGGTGAGGTCGGCAGCCCCGGCCTCCATGTTGTCCCGGCCTTTTCGACCCTGTTCAAAGGCCTGCAGGCCGCCGGCGGCGTCAAGAAATCCGGCACTCTGCGGCGCATCACCCTCTACCGCAACGGCCAGGCGAACACCTGGCTTGATCTCTATGACCTGATTCTCAAGGGCAATCGCCAAGCCGACCAAATCCTCCAGGACGGCGATGTCATCTTCGTGCCCCGCATCGGCCGAACCGCCGCCCTTGCCGGCGCTGTCTACCAGGCGGGAATTTTCGAACTCCAGGAGGAAAAAACGGTTGAACAGCTGCTGGCCCTCGGCGGCGGCCTGCTGACCAACGCCTATTCCCAGGCCCTGTACGTCAAATACTACGATGCCGCCAATGTTTTCCAGGTGGAAGATATCCGCCCCGGCAACCAGGACGCCCTCCGCCGGGCCATGCCGGCCGGCGGCCTGCTGGAAGTGCCCTTCATTCCCGAAGACCGGCCCGACACCGTCCGCCTCATGGGCCATGTCAAAGTCGGCCAGACCTTCAACTATGCCAGCGGCCTGACCCTCAAGGATATCCTGCACTCGATAGACGAACTCAAACCGGAAGCTTTTCTCGACCACGCCCTGCTGCACCGCTACAATCCGGCCACCACCCGCTACGAAGTGCAGAAGTTTCCCCTGGGCGATTTTTTTGCCGGCACCTACCAGCTGCCGTTGCAGCCCTACGACACGATCGAGATTCTTTCCCGCGCTGACCTGGGCATCAAGGAAAACGTCTCCGTTTCCGGGGCCGTCTGGCGGCCGGGGACCTATGGCTTCCACCCCGGCCTGACGGTGGCCGACCTGCTGGTGCTGGCCGGCGCGGCGTCAAGGATCACGAGTATATCGACGGCAACGCCTACCTGTACCGCTACGATCAGGCAACCCTGCGCTACTCGATTGAGAAGCTTGATCTGCAAACAGCCTTGAGCGACGCCACCCCGGTGGAGCTCAAAGCCTTCGACCGCGTCACCCTGCTGTCGCGCACCGACTACAACTTCGACGAACCGGTCCATATCGCCGGAGCGGTGCGCAAGGCGGGCGAGTTTGTCTGGCATCCGGCCCTCACCGTCAAAAATCTGGTGGATCTGGCCGGCGGCCCCACCATCGGCGCCCGTACCGACCGGGTGGAGATTTCCCGAATCCTCATCAAAGAGGGGATTTCCGACATCAGCCACCTGACCGTCGATCTTGCCGATCAGCAAAACTTCATCCTCCAGCCCTATGACTACGTCCTCGTCCCCCGGGTCAAGGATGCCACCCGGGTGGCCACCGTGACCCTCAGCGGTGAAGTCCGCTATCCGGGGACCTACAGCATTGCCGACGGCGAATATCTCTCCGATGTCATCCGTCGGGCCGGCGGTTTCACCGACAACGCTTATTTCTACGGCGCGTCCTTCACCTCCCTCCAGGCCCAGAAAGTCCAGCAGCAGAGCATCGACAAGATGGTCCAAACCCTGGAGCTGACCGCCCAGCGCAATATTGCCAAGATGGAACAGCTGGCGGCTGCCGAAGATTCCGCCGCCGAGGCGCAAGTCAGCCAGATTACCGCGCAAAAACTGATCAAGGAGCTGGCGGCTGTCAAGGCCAGCGGCCGGATCAGCATGCGCCTGGCACCGCTCAGCGAACTGACCGGTTCGGTATTTGACGTCGAGCTGCAGGAAGGCGACCACCTGCACATTCCACCGAAACCGGCCTTTGTCTCGGTTGTCGGCAGCGTCTATTCCCCCAACTCCTATCTTTTCCAGCCGGGGTTGACCGTGGCTGACTATCTGGAACTGAGCGGCGGCCCCACCAAGGATGCCGATGAAGACTATATTTATGTCCAGCGGGCCAACGGGGAAGTGCTGTCGGCCAAACAGTCGGGCATGTTCAGCCGCTTTTACAGCCAGGAGCTGATGCCCGGCGATGCGGTGGTGGTCCTCGAAGACCTGGAACGGCTGCCGGTCATGCGCGTCTTCAAAGACGTGACGGAGATTGTCTTTCGCATCGTCACCACGGCCGGGATTTTCTTTGCCATCTAGCGTATGGGACAGGGTATGAAATGCTGCGGCCTGCCGGCTGCCGTCCGCCTGGCAGGGAGTGTGCTGGTTCTGCTGTTTGGCATGGCCGCACCGCTGGCGGCGGCCGCGCTGCCGTCCCTGCAGTCGTACACCGGTCTTTGGAATATGCCCAACGCCCGCATCCTGCCGGACTGGCATCTGCGCCTGGGCTACGGCCATGCCGACCCCTACCGCTACTACGGCGGCGCCATGGGGCTCTTCGACCGGTTCGAGGTCTGCGGCCAGTTTACCGAGATCAGCACGATCACCGCTTTTGCTGATTACGACTACGGCAACTACAAGGACCGGGCGGCAGGCCTGCGCTGGGTTTTGTACAAGGAAGATGAGGTCTTGCCGCAGATCGCGGTGGGGGCCTTCGATGCCACCGGAACATCGCTCTTTGCCCAGCGCTATATCGTCGCCAGCAAGCAGCTCGGCAAATGGGATCTGACCCTCGGCCTGGGGCAGGGGGTGCTGGCCGGTGAATACCTGGCCACCGGCGGCAGTCTCGATGTCGGCGTCAGCCAGGACAAGGCGCTGGATTTTCTCCTTTCCAGTCCT includes:
- a CDS encoding SLBB domain-containing protein codes for the protein MKRLFRLLAFLTFFLSLGLGAFAADLDPQALQQLQALPADVQAKIIQEYQKGSVSPNPVSEKIVTQTVKTPAAPAYTAPPAADRPEKVDLPAGLSLLERQFRGRYQSSLAAQLDQFGYNLFSAASSRVAQKVVPNDNYLITPGDQIRIRLWGTTEDTQYISPVDADGTINVPKIGVVAVAGERLGQLNTVIGREVQKYTQGVNVSVTLETLHSVEVYVVGEVGSPGLHVVPAFSTLFKGLQAAGGVKKSGTLRRITLYRNGQANTWLDLYDLILKGNRQADQILQDGDVIFVPRIGRTAALAGAVYQAGIFELQEEKTVEQLLALGGGLLTNAYSQALYVKYYDAANVFQVEDIRPGNQDALRRAMPAGGLLEVPFIPEDRPDTVRLMGHVKVGQTFNYASGLTLKDILHSIDELKPEAFLDHALLHRYNPATTRYEVQKFPLGDFFAGTYQLPLQPYDTIEILSRADLGIKENVSVSGAVWRPGTYGFHPGLTVADLLVLAGAASRITSISTATPTCTATIRQPCATRLRSLICKQP
- a CDS encoding SLBB domain-containing protein encodes the protein MSDATPVELKAFDRVTLLSRTDYNFDEPVHIAGAVRKAGEFVWHPALTVKNLVDLAGGPTIGARTDRVEISRILIKEGISDISHLTVDLADQQNFILQPYDYVLVPRVKDATRVATVTLSGEVRYPGTYSIADGEYLSDVIRRAGGFTDNAYFYGASFTSLQAQKVQQQSIDKMVQTLELTAQRNIAKMEQLAAAEDSAAEAQVSQITAQKLIKELAAVKASGRISMRLAPLSELTGSVFDVELQEGDHLHIPPKPAFVSVVGSVYSPNSYLFQPGLTVADYLELSGGPTKDADEDYIYVQRANGEVLSAKQSGMFSRFYSQELMPGDAVVVLEDLERLPVMRVFKDVTEIVFRIVTTAGIFFAI